The Pseudomonas sp. MPC6 nucleotide sequence GCCGGAATACAGCTCGATCAGCACCGACGCGCTGGGCTTGCGCTCATCGCGCACGAACACCGAGCTTTTCGGAATGGCCAGGTGCACGCGGGCACCCTTGACGTTGTTCAGGCTGGAGATGGTCCGGGCCAGTTCGCCTTCGAGGCCGCGCCGATAGCGGGTCGCTTCCATGAACTGGCTGGTGCCCAGGCCCTGGTCCTTGTCGAGGATTTCAAAACCGATATTGCCGTCGCTGGGCGTGACACCCGCGCCCGCGAGCTTGAGGCGCGCGCGCGACAGGTCTTCGGCCTTGACCAGCAAGGCGCCGGAATTGGGTTCGACGGAGTAGGCGATATCGGCGGCCGCCAGGGTATCCATGACCTGCTTGGCGTCCATCCCGGCGAGGCTGCCATACAGCGGCCGGTAGTCCGGTTGCTGGGACCACAACACCACGGCAAAGCCAATCGCCACGCTCGCCGCCAGACCGACCAACAGGCCCACCTGACGCAGCATGGTCATCTCGGAGAGATTTTCCAGAAAGGACAAGCCGAACAGCGGCGCTTTGCCGCCTATCGGAGTGGCCCTGGCCGGAACGTTATCAGCGCCTGGTTCTGCCATGACTCAATACCGCCCTTAAACCGGCATCTGCATGATGTCTTGGTAAGCCTGAACCAGCTTGTTACGGACTTGGGTGATCGCCTGGAACGACACACCGGCTTTTTCCTTGGCAATCATCACGTCGGTCAGATCGACACCGCTTTTGCCGATCTCGAACGCCGTGGACAACTGGCTGGAGGCCTGCTGGGTTTCGTTCACTTTATTGACGGCCTGACCGAGCATGTCGGCAAAGCTGCTGCCCGGCAGTTGCGGGACGGCAGCCGTCGGTTTCGACGCAGACATGGCATCCATTTGCATGGCCCGCATGTCCAGCATCAACCGATTGAATTCAATACCTTGGCTCATCGTCTACTCTCTTTGGCGACCCGCAATTTTTTGACGCTCACTCAGCGGGTAGTCAGGTGTTAGCAACAAGGGTGCCAGCTTCTCTGTAGGAGCTGGCTTGCCAGCGAAGACGACATGTCAGTCACTACATAAATCGCCTGACACACCGCTACCCCTGTAGGAGCTGGCTTGCCAGCGAAGACGGCCTATCGGCCAATACATGTATCGCCTGACACACCGCTACCCCCCCTGTAGGAGCTGGCTTGCCAGCGAAGACGGTCTATCGGCCAATACATGTATCGCCTGACACACCGCTACCCCCCCTGTAGGAGCTGGCTTGCCAGCGAAGACGGTCTATCGGCCAATACATGTATCGCCTGACACACCGCCTTCGCTGGCAAGCCAGCTCCTACAGGGGTTGTGTTGCGGCGGGATGGGGTGGATCAGGTGGCGAACAGGCAGGCTTCGACGTCCATCCCGGCATCACGCATCTGCGCCAGCTTGTAACGCAAGGTGCGCGGACTGATGCCCAGGCGTTCGGCGGCTTCCTTGCGTCGGCCACGCTCGGCACGCAAGGTATCGATGATCATCTGGAACTCCCGGCGCCGCAGATCATCGCCCAAGGCCCCGGTAGAATCCGCTTCGACCTCCACCGCGCGCACCGTAGCCGGCGCCAGGGCCGGCAACGGCGCACAGGCCACCGGCCCCGTCAGGCAAAAATCCTGAGGCTGAATCAACCCGCCCTGCTGCAGAATCAGCGCGCGCTGAATCGCATTATCCAGCTCACGCACATTGCCGGGCCATGGATACCCGATCAGACACGCCTGCGCCTCGGGCGATAGACGTGCCGCGGCATGCTTCATCTTGTGCACGTGCTTGGCCAGCAAACGCTCGGCCAGCGGCAGGATATCCGCAGTACGCTCGCGCAACGGACGCCAGGCCAGCGGAAACACCGACAGCCGATAATACAGGTCCTCACGAAACCGCCCCGCCGCCACTTCAGCGGCCAGGTCACGGTTGGTGGTGGCAACCACGCGAATATCCAGAATGATCGGCTTGCGCGCCCCCACCCGCTCGACCTCCCGCTCTTGCAACACCCGCAACAGCTTGGCCTGCAGGCCCAGGGGCATTTCGGAAATTTCGTCAAGCAGGATGGTCCCGCCGTCCGCCTGCTCGAACTTGCCGGCCTGCGCCGCGATGGCACCGGTGAACGAACCCTTCTCGTGACCGAATAGCGTGGCCTCGAGCATGTTGTCGGGAATGGCTGCGCAATTGATCGCAATAAACGGCTGACTGGCGCGCCGGGAGTGCTGGTGGATGTAGCGCGCCAGCACTTCCTTGCCGGTCCCGGACTCCCCGGAGATCAGCACCGTGGAGTCACTGCGCGCGACCCGCGCGGCCAATTCCAGCAACTGTGCGCTGGCCGGCTCGAACGCGATCGGCCCCTCGCCTTCGCTCGCGCCGAGACTGCCAAGCGCATGCCGCGCCACCAGGTCGAGCAAGGTTTTGGGTTCGAACGGTTTGACCAGGTAATCCGCCGCGCCCTGACGCATCGCATCGACCGCCCGCTCCACCGCGCCGTGGGCCGTCATCAACAACACCGGCAATTGCGGCTGGCGCGCCCGCAGCAAGCCGAGCAGTTGATGGCCATCCATGCCCGGCATGTTGACGTCGCTGAGCACCAGATTGAACGCCTCGACGCTGACGGCGGCCAGCGCCTCCTCCGCCGACCCCACCGCGGTGTAAGCGTGACCGCCGAGCAACAGCGTATCCGCCAAGGCTTCGCGCAACGCGCGGTCGTCCTCGACCAGCAACACCTTGATCGCCATGTTGTTCATTGCCCCCCCTGAACGCGGGGTTTATCCGCCGAGAAAAGCGGCAGGCTCACCAGCGCGCAGGTGCCACGACCCAGCCGCGAGCGCAGCTGCAATTCGCCCTGGTGGGCCCGCGCCACCGCCTTGACCACGGTCAGGCCGAGGCCGGTGCCAGTGGCCTTGGTGGTGAAAAACGGCTCGCCCAGGCGGGCCAGCACCTGGCTGTCGATGCCACTGCCGCTGTCACTGACCGCTACGCGCAAGCAGTTGTCGCGGCTATACAGATGGACCTTCAAACGCACGTCACCGGCACTGGCCTGAATCGCGTTTTCGATCAGGTTGAGGATGGCGCCGACCAGGGTGTCGCGATTGCACAGCAGCTCGCCCGAATGGCTGTCGCACTGCCAACGGATCGGCAACCCCTGCACCTGGGTCAGCGCCGCCGCCTGCAGCGACTGCAAGAGCATTTTCGGGGTGATGCGATCGGTCAGCGGCAGCTCGCCGCGGGCGAACACCAGCATGTCGCGCACCTGATGCTCGAGCTCGTGCAAACGCTCCTTGAGGCGCCCGGCAAACCGTTGCTGGGTCTCGACCGGCAGCGTCTGCTCAGTCAAATGACTGGCGTAGAGCAAGGCCGCGGACAACGGCGTGCGAATCTGATGGGCCAGCGAGGCGACCATGCGCCCCAGGGACGACAGGCGTTCGTGGCGCGCCAGTTGATCCTGCAGGTGCCGGGTTTCAGTCAGGTCGTTGAGCAACACCAACTGCCCCGGCTCGGCATCCAGCGAGCGCGTGGCGATCGACAGGCGCCGGCCATCCTTCAGGGAGATTTCATGGCCATCGTCCTCCCGGGGCGCGAAGCAGCGGGCAATGACCTGCCGCCACAGCTCGCCTTCGAGGGGCAACCCCAGCAACTCGCAGGCCGCGGGATTGGCTTCGCGCACGATGCCCTGCGCATCGATAACGATGACGCCGCCGGGCAACAGATCGAGGAGGTTTTGCAGGCGGTTGGCCAGGCGTTCTTTTTCCGCCAGTTCCTGCATGCGCTGGGCGCTGACCACTTCCAGCTCACCCTTGAGCTCGGTGACCCGGGCTTCGAGCATGCTGTAGGAGTCAGTCAATTGACTCGACATCTGGTTGAACAGCGCAAACGACTGCTCAAGGCCCAGCCGGCTGGCCTGCTCTACGGACGACGGGGACCCCGAAGCGTCAGGGACAGGAGACAACTGGGCGGCTTGGGGCATCGTGTGCTCACTCGCTGGGCTGACCGTCAGTTAAACGGAAGGTTGCGAGAGCTATAGCAATACCCGTGCCTGAAAACAGTTAAGGAAACTGTAGGAGCTGGCTTGTCCGATCGCCGCACCGCTGCGAAGGCGGCGTGTCAGGCGATACATAAACCGGCTGCTGCATCGCGCACGTGTAGGCGCTGGCTTGCCAGCGAAAGCGGTCTATCGGCCAATACATGTGTTGACTGACATACCGCCTTCGCTGGCAAGCCAGCTCCTACAGTTGATTTTCAGCGAACATAAAATCGCTAAACAACACCAATCCCCTGTAGGAGCCGGCTTGCCGGCGAAGGCGTCATCACCGCCGCCACAAGACTAGCGGCCGCCTTCGCTGGCAAGCCAGCTCCTACAGGGGGGGCAGAACAGGCGTCAATCCTCCGCCTGTTCATCACCCTCGCGCCGGCTCATGCCGTACTTGCGCATCTTCTCCACCAGGGTGGTGCGACGAATACGCAGGCGTTCCGCGGCGCGCGCCACGATGCCATTGGCATCATCCAGCGCCTGCTGAATCAGCCCCTGCTCCAGACCACCCAGGTAGTCCTTCAGGTCCAGGCCTTCCGGCGGCAGCAGCGCGTTGGCGCTGAAGTCCGGGGTATGGCCGTTGATGGCCACCCGCTCTTCGAGATCGCTGCGCAGGCTGTCGACCAGTTGCTCGTCTTCATCGTCCACGTAGCGGAATTTCTTCGGCAGCTCGACCACGCCGATCACCCCGTAGGGATGCATGATCGCCATGCGCTCCACCAGGTTGGCCAGCTCACGGACGTTGCCCGGCCAGCCGTGACGGCACAGCGACATGATCGCCGCGGAGTTGAAACGGATCGAACCGCGCTTCTCGTGCTCCATGCGCGAGATCAGCTCGTTCATCAGCAGCGGGATGTCTTCGACACGCTCGCGCAGCGGCGCCATTTCGATCGGGAACACGTTCAAGCGGTAATACAGGTCTTCGCGGAACGAGCCGATCTCGATCATGCTTTCGAGATTCTTGTGGGTCGCCGCGATGATGCGCACATCGACGCTCTGGGTCTTGTTGCTGCCCACGCGCTCGAAGGTGCGCTCCTGCAACACGCGCAACAGCTTGACCTGCATCGGCAGCGGCATGTCGCCGATTTCATCGAGAAACAGGGTGCCGCCATTGGCCAGCTCAAAGCGCCCGGCCCGGCTGGTGATGGCCCCGGTAAAGGCGCCCTTCTCATGCCCGAACAGTTCGCTTTCCAGCAACTCGGCCGGAATCGCCCCGCAGTTAACGGGCACGAACGGCGCGTCACGCCGCTTGGAATGGTAGTGCAGGTTACGCGCGACCACTTCCTTGCCGGTGCCGGACTCACCGAGAATCAGCACGCTGGCATCGGTGTCGGCGACCTGCTGCATCATCTGCCGCACGTGCTGAATCGCCCGGCTGGTGCCGACCAGACTGCGGAAAAGATTGGGTTCACGATGCCGACCGCGCTCGCGCGCCTGATCATACATCTCGCGATAGACCTGGGCACGGTGCAACGAGTCGAGCAATTTGCTGTAGCTGGGGGGCATTTCCAGGGTCGACAGCACGCGGCGACGCATGTCTTCCGGCAAGTCTGCGGAAGAATTATCGCCCATCAACAACACCGGAAGGAACTCATCCCAGGTCGAGAGTGTCTTTAACAGGGCCAGAAGTGCGCCAGGCGCACTGACCGTGCCGATGAGGACACAGATTACTTCACGACTTGACGACAACGAGCCGACCGCCTGCTGCCAGTCATGGCTGCCGCAGGGTAAATTTTCTTCGCCAAGAAAATTCAAAATCACCGCCAGATCCCGGCGGCGAACGCTATCGTCATCGATCAGCAGAATTTTGGTTTCACGCCACATGCAATAGCTACTTCCCTAGTCAACCCGGTGCCCGAAATCAGTGGGCAAGCCAGACGCACGCAGACAGAAAAGCCTGTACACGCCTGAAATCTGGAAACAGCCACTAGTTAAGTCAAAAAACCGTGAACAGTCAAATTTATGGCGCAGTACAATTTGGACTAGTCGGTTTTTCAACCGAACAGATGGTAAACCTTTGCCGCGTTCTTCGCTTGGGTCATCTGGGACATTTCGTCGACTATCGATTGGCGCTCGCCGGTCGTAACTTGTAACAATTCCTGGTAAACAATCAGCAGGCTCTCCAGCTTCTCCCGCACAGCCTTCTCATCCAGTGGCGCCTCGCTCAGCACTTCATCGATGCAGACGCGGCACGTCTCGTCCAGCTTGCCAATCGCATCCCAATCCCGTTCGCTCAAAGCGCTGACCAGGGCTTCACGGGTATCATCAATTCGTTGCAGTGCATGGCTCATGACATCATCCTCGGCCGCAGGCCTATTCAGCTTTACCAATTGCATCCCAGCCACTTTTGACAGTGACCAGCAATCCCAGTACCTCATCCATGATCGTGACGTCGTTCTTGACGTTGGCTTCCATCAAGCGATTGGTCATGTACACATAGAGGCTTTCCAGTTGCTGCACGTACGCCGGGTCTTCGCTTTTCTCGGCATCCAGGCCGTCACGCAGACCAATGATGATGTCGATCGCTTTACCCAGCATCAGGCCTTTTCCCGCGATATCACCCCGAGCCAGGGCGCCCTTGGCCTGGGCGATGCGATCCAGCCCGCCTTCCATCAGCATCTGCACCAGGCGATGGGGATTGGCTTCCGAGATCTGCGCATGGGAATTGACCTTCTGGTATTGGCGAAGGGCTCTCATGGGATTCATGTTTCTACCTCGTGACAGACAACAGCTTGAATAGGTGTGCTCTGATCTTTATGTCGACTGGTCGACAGAAAACTTTAATGCGGGGTTCATTCCCAAGAAAAAACATAGGCGCTGTTCTAACAGCGAGCCCGGAGGTTTAAGCCTGACTTGGATCAGTTGTCTTTCGGATTGTTGAGCGCGTTCAGCGTGGTCATGATGCTGTCGCTCTGGGCACGCAGCTTGGCGACCAGGGAGTCCATGGCGTTGTACTTAGCCGAGAGACTGCTCTGCAACAACGTCATGCGCTCATCCAGGGAGTCCTGCTGCTTTTTCAGGTCGTTCAGGCTATCGCTCAGCGATTTAGTACGCTCTGCCAGCGTTCCGGTACTCGCCTTGGCATAACCCTCCGTGGCAGTCGTCAGGCGCGCCAGCAGGCCAGTCTTGCCGTTAAAGATACTGCCGATGTCCGCCGAGTTGGTGGTCATCGCCTTGTCCCATTTCTTGTCGTCAAGCGTCAGCAGGCCTGTTGTCGAATCGGTGCTGACACCAAACTGTGCCAAGGATTTCAGGGTGCCAGTACCGGACATTGCGTTCAACTCATTGCGGATCGAACTCATCAAAGTACGCATAGACGCATCACCCGTCAGCGCGCCCGCTGTCGGCGTGCCGTCCGCGTTCATGGTGACTTTGGTCTCCGCGCTGATCGCCTTCATCAGCGCATTATAGGTATCGACAAAACCTTTAACCCCGGACTTCATCACCGCGTTGTTGGTGCTCACGGCAATAGTGGTCGCTGTAGGATCGGTGGCACCCGCTGCCGTCGGCGAGACAGATATCAGCTTGATGCTCACGCCACTGACCGCTTCGGCAATCGTGTTCGTCCTGGATTCCATCGCGATTCCGTCGATGGTGTACTTGGCGTTCTTCGGCACCTCTACCACCGTTGAGCCGGTATTGATGCCGGAGTCGCCCGACATGGTCAGGTCCGAACCGACCCCGCCATTGGTAGAGGTCAGGACCAAGCGCGAACCCGTGGAGTCACTCAGGATGTTGGCGCTCAACCCTGCCGTGGAAAATTGAGTGTTGATCGAATCTCGCACTTGTTGCAGCGTCGCCCCTGGGGGCACGCTCAAGTCGTAGTTCTTGCCGGATTGCGTAATTGTCAATGTGGTTGGGTTGGCGCTGGCATTAACCACCGACGAGGCACCACCGGTAAAGTTTCTGGTGGATAACTTCGAAGCGCTGGCCAACTGCGAGACCACTAATCTGAAGGTGCCAGTGGAGGCGCCATTGCCCGCCGTCATCGTAGCGACTTTTTCGTCAGTCGAAGAACCCGTCAACCCGGTGAAGCTGCTGCCAGTACTCATTGTCGTCAAGGCGCCACGAAAGGCATCCAACGCCGCCTGGATTTTGCCGATAGACGATAGCGAGGTGGTTGCCTTGAGCGTTTGGGTGTTGATCTGTGCTTGCTTCGGCGCTTTTTCTGCGTCAACCAAGGACTTCACAATCGCTTGGGTATCGATGTTCGAACCAATACCGCTAACCGTTGAACCCGCCATCAACTTTCTCCTTATCCAGTGGCTGCCGCTTTCTTGACGAAGTGCGCCTCAAGCGCAGGACAGCAACAAAATTCATGCCAGCTCAGGCTTTGTCATCAAACAACAAACTGCCGGCCTGGCTCAGGCTTTGTGCCAGTTTCAGCGCAGTTTCCGACGGAATCTGGCGAATCACCTCACCGTTCTCGGTGGCAATGACCTTGACCACGACCCGGCCGCTGGAATCATCAATTGAAAAGTCCAGCTGGCGCTGGCTTGCTTGAACGAACTCGCGAATACCGGAGACGGCCTGTTCCAGTTCTTCACGCTTGGGTTCTGTGGCTGTCGTTTCTATCGCTTCGACTTTGGGCTTGGGCTTGGGCTTGTCCGTCAGATCGGCAAGAGCAGCCGGGCTTTGAGGTGCAAGTGCTGGATAAGACAAGTTCAACTTGACGCTCATATCCATGTCCGAATTTCCTCATCACGGAAAAGACGAAAGGGCACGTAAACGCGCCCTTCCGTCAGTGACCAAGCGCCTTTTTTACTGAAGCAGTTTCAGAACAGAGGATGGCAGTTGGTTCGCTTGCGACAGGATCGCGGTCGACGCCGATTGCAGGGTTTGTTGCTTGGTCAGCTCTGCAGTTTCAGCAGCAAAGTCCACATCTTGTATGGTGCTACGAGCAGCAGTTGAGTTCTTCTGGATGTTTTGCAGGTTGTCGGCAGTTGTGGTCAGACGGTTTTGGGTAGCACCCAAGTTCGAACGAGTACTGTCGATGGTGCCAATAGCCTTATCAATCACAGCTAGAGCGTTTTGTGCGTTAGTAGCGTCTGTTACATTGGTATCAGAAATCGAGGTTTTTTGGGAGGAGATAGAGGGACCGCCAAACAGATCACTGACGGCAGTGCCAGTATCACCATTTGCCAAAGAATAGCCTTTGGCAGAGTCCAGCGCAATCTGGCCAGTCACTGTAGCAACTGCATCAGCAGTACTGGAAAGCGC carries:
- a CDS encoding flagellar protein FlaG, giving the protein MDMSVKLNLSYPALAPQSPAALADLTDKPKPKPKVEAIETTATEPKREELEQAVSGIREFVQASQRQLDFSIDDSSGRVVVKVIATENGEVIRQIPSETALKLAQSLSQAGSLLFDDKA
- the fleR gene encoding sigma-54-dependent response regulator transcription factor FleR, translating into MAIKVLLVEDDRALREALADTLLLGGHAYTAVGSAEEALAAVSVEAFNLVLSDVNMPGMDGHQLLGLLRARQPQLPVLLMTAHGAVERAVDAMRQGAADYLVKPFEPKTLLDLVARHALGSLGASEGEGPIAFEPASAQLLELAARVARSDSTVLISGESGTGKEVLARYIHQHSRRASQPFIAINCAAIPDNMLEATLFGHEKGSFTGAIAAQAGKFEQADGGTILLDEISEMPLGLQAKLLRVLQEREVERVGARKPIILDIRVVATTNRDLAAEVAAGRFREDLYYRLSVFPLAWRPLRERTADILPLAERLLAKHVHKMKHAAARLSPEAQACLIGYPWPGNVRELDNAIQRALILQQGGLIQPQDFCLTGPVACAPLPALAPATVRAVEVEADSTGALGDDLRRREFQMIIDTLRAERGRRKEAAERLGISPRTLRYKLAQMRDAGMDVEACLFAT
- the fliS gene encoding flagellar export chaperone FliS; the protein is MNPMRALRQYQKVNSHAQISEANPHRLVQMLMEGGLDRIAQAKGALARGDIAGKGLMLGKAIDIIIGLRDGLDAEKSEDPAYVQQLESLYVYMTNRLMEANVKNDVTIMDEVLGLLVTVKSGWDAIGKAE
- the fliE gene encoding flagellar hook-basal body complex protein FliE — its product is MSQGIEFNRLMLDMRAMQMDAMSASKPTAAVPQLPGSSFADMLGQAVNKVNETQQASSQLSTAFEIGKSGVDLTDVMIAKEKAGVSFQAITQVRNKLVQAYQDIMQMPV
- a CDS encoding ATP-binding protein, with the translated sequence MPQAAQLSPVPDASGSPSSVEQASRLGLEQSFALFNQMSSQLTDSYSMLEARVTELKGELEVVSAQRMQELAEKERLANRLQNLLDLLPGGVIVIDAQGIVREANPAACELLGLPLEGELWRQVIARCFAPREDDGHEISLKDGRRLSIATRSLDAEPGQLVLLNDLTETRHLQDQLARHERLSSLGRMVASLAHQIRTPLSAALLYASHLTEQTLPVETQQRFAGRLKERLHELEHQVRDMLVFARGELPLTDRITPKMLLQSLQAAALTQVQGLPIRWQCDSHSGELLCNRDTLVGAILNLIENAIQASAGDVRLKVHLYSRDNCLRVAVSDSGSGIDSQVLARLGEPFFTTKATGTGLGLTVVKAVARAHQGELQLRSRLGRGTCALVSLPLFSADKPRVQGGQ
- the fliT gene encoding flagellar protein FliT — protein: MSHALQRIDDTREALVSALSERDWDAIGKLDETCRVCIDEVLSEAPLDEKAVREKLESLLIVYQELLQVTTGERQSIVDEMSQMTQAKNAAKVYHLFG
- the fliD gene encoding flagellar filament capping protein FliD, coding for MAGSTVSGIGSNIDTQAIVKSLVDAEKAPKQAQINTQTLKATTSLSSIGKIQAALDAFRGALTTMSTGSSFTGLTGSSTDEKVATMTAGNGASTGTFRLVVSQLASASKLSTRNFTGGASSVVNASANPTTLTITQSGKNYDLSVPPGATLQQVRDSINTQFSTAGLSANILSDSTGSRLVLTSTNGGVGSDLTMSGDSGINTGSTVVEVPKNAKYTIDGIAMESRTNTIAEAVSGVSIKLISVSPTAAGATDPTATTIAVSTNNAVMKSGVKGFVDTYNALMKAISAETKVTMNADGTPTAGALTGDASMRTLMSSIRNELNAMSGTGTLKSLAQFGVSTDSTTGLLTLDDKKWDKAMTTNSADIGSIFNGKTGLLARLTTATEGYAKASTGTLAERTKSLSDSLNDLKKQQDSLDERMTLLQSSLSAKYNAMDSLVAKLRAQSDSIMTTLNALNNPKDN
- a CDS encoding sigma-54 dependent transcriptional regulator; this translates as MWRETKILLIDDDSVRRRDLAVILNFLGEENLPCGSHDWQQAVGSLSSSREVICVLIGTVSAPGALLALLKTLSTWDEFLPVLLMGDNSSADLPEDMRRRVLSTLEMPPSYSKLLDSLHRAQVYREMYDQARERGRHREPNLFRSLVGTSRAIQHVRQMMQQVADTDASVLILGESGTGKEVVARNLHYHSKRRDAPFVPVNCGAIPAELLESELFGHEKGAFTGAITSRAGRFELANGGTLFLDEIGDMPLPMQVKLLRVLQERTFERVGSNKTQSVDVRIIAATHKNLESMIEIGSFREDLYYRLNVFPIEMAPLRERVEDIPLLMNELISRMEHEKRGSIRFNSAAIMSLCRHGWPGNVRELANLVERMAIMHPYGVIGVVELPKKFRYVDDEDEQLVDSLRSDLEERVAINGHTPDFSANALLPPEGLDLKDYLGGLEQGLIQQALDDANGIVARAAERLRIRRTTLVEKMRKYGMSRREGDEQAED